GATCGCGCGTGTCCTTCGTTCAGACAACGCCATCGAGGCGGAGACGAGCAACGACGTCGTGGGGCTCGTGAAACAGGGAAACCTGCAGGCCATCCAGGCGGTTCGACAGGCCGGGCGTGACATCGGCGAAGTACTCACGACGTGTGTGAGCCTCATGAACCCGCAAGTCATCGTCATCGGCGGATCGATCGCGCAGGCCGGCGAGCACATCATCGCGGGGGCTCGCGAGGTCGTCTACGCGCGATCGATGCCCTTGGCCACCGAGTCCCTCCACATCGTGCAGTCACGCACCGGAGCTGACGCGGCAATCGTGGGAGCGGCGCTTCTCGCGCTCGACCACGCGCTGTCCTACGTCAACGTGGAGAAGATGATTCTCGAGAACGAGCCGAAGCTCGCGCGAGCCTAGGCGCTGACCCGAAGGCCAGCGCCTAGCGCTCGTCAGACGGCCGCGTACTGCTCGCGGATGATCGGCCGGTAGTCCACCGCGGGCTCGGCCGACACGGGAACCACCCAAGCCGGGCGCTGGCCCGTGAGTGCCCACGCCGACTGCACCGCTGCACCCGCTGCGACATACTCGCCCGGCTGCGGAACAACGACGGGAACATCGAACACCTGGGCCGCGATCGTCGATACGGCGGGGTTCTGCGCTGCGCCACCCACGAGGAGGATGCGGCTGGCCGTAACTCCATTGGCGCGAAGGGCGTCGAGTCCCGCCGCGAGACCGCAGAGCAGACCCTCGATGGCGGCGCGCGCGAGGTTCTCGCGGGACGTCGAGGCGAGGGTCATGCCGAAGAGGGTGGCCGTGGCATCCGGCAGGTTGGGGGTGCGTTCGCCCTCGAAGTAGGGCTGGAGCACGAGACCCTCGGCGCCGGGCTGGGCCCTGAGGGCGAGCTCGCCGAGCTCGTTGTGTGTCACTCCGAGGAGCGCCGAGATCGAGTCGAGCACACGGGCTGCGTTGAGTGTTGCGACGAGGGGCAGGTACAGGCCGCTCGCGTCGGCGAAGCCCGCGACCGTTCCGCTGGCGTCGCGGCTCGGCGTCTCGGTGACGGCAAACACGGTGCCGCTCGTACCGATGGAGACCACAACATCTCCCGCGACGGCACCGAGGCCGAGGGCCGCGCCCGCGTTGTCGCCGGCACCTGGCCCGAAAACGAGGTTGCCGACCGCGCCCGCGCTCTCCGAGGGGGCAACGACACGCGGAACGATGGCCTCGTGGCCGAGGGCGATCGTCAGCAGCTCGTAGTCGTAGTCGTTCAGGGTGGGATTCCAGTAGCCGGTTCCACTCGCGTCGGAGCGATCCGTCGTGAGGGTGTCGAGACGCGGGTTCTCCGGGCCGAAGCCGCGCAGGCGCCACGTCAGCCAGTCGTGGGGGAGGGCGACCGCGGCCACACGTGCGGCGTTCTCCGGCTCGTTGTCGCGCAACCAGCGCAGCTTTGTCGAGGTGAAGCTCGCGACGGGCACCGAGCCGGTGCGCTCCACGATGTCCGGAACCTCAGCAGCGAGATCGCGAGCGGCCTGCGCCGAACGTGTGTCGTTCCAGAGCAGGGCGGGGCGGATGACGCGGCCGCCGGCATCGAGCACAACCATGCCGTGCTGCTGGCCCCCAACGGAGATGGCGGCCACGTCGTCGAGTCCACCCGCTTCCGCGATGGCGTCCTGCAGGGCATCCCACCACGCCTGGGGGTCTACCTCGGTTCCGGCCGGGTGGGATGCGCGGCCCGAGCGCACAACGGCGCCGGTCTCGGCATCCACGATGACAACTTTGCAGGACTGCGTCGATGAGTCGACGCCCGCGACCAGTGTGCGG
This genomic window from Antiquaquibacter oligotrophicus contains:
- the xylB gene encoding xylulokinase produces the protein MSDRTLVAGVDSSTQSCKVVIVDAETGAVVRSGRASHPAGTEVDPQAWWDALQDAIAEAGGLDDVAAISVGGQQHGMVVLDAGGRVIRPALLWNDTRSAQAARDLAAEVPDIVERTGSVPVASFTSTKLRWLRDNEPENAARVAAVALPHDWLTWRLRGFGPENPRLDTLTTDRSDASGTGYWNPTLNDYDYELLTIALGHEAIVPRVVAPSESAGAVGNLVFGPGAGDNAGAALGLGAVAGDVVVSIGTSGTVFAVTETPSRDASGTVAGFADASGLYLPLVATLNAARVLDSISALLGVTHNELGELALRAQPGAEGLVLQPYFEGERTPNLPDATATLFGMTLASTSRENLARAAIEGLLCGLAAGLDALRANGVTASRILLVGGAAQNPAVSTIAAQVFDVPVVVPQPGEYVAAGAAVQSAWALTGQRPAWVVPVSAEPAVDYRPIIREQYAAV